DNA sequence from the Parasphaerochaeta coccoides DSM 17374 genome:
ACGGCAATCTTGCCCATCTGCCCAAGAACATATCCGTTGAGGATGCCTGCATGCTCAGCGACATGGTTCCTACCGGTTTCCATGGAGCCGAACTCGCTGATGTCCAATATGGTGATGAAGTCCTGGTCATCGGCATTGGCCCCGTAGGACTGATGTGCGTCGCCGGAGCCAATCTCCGTGGTGCTTCACGAATCATTGCCGTTGGAACCCGGAAAGTCTGCGTAGACGCTGCCAGGCTCTATGGCGCAACCGATTTCCTCAGTTATAAAGATGGCCCCATTGAGGAGCAGGTACTGGCCATGACCAAGGGTCAGGGTGTGGACAAGGTCATCATTGCCGGAGGCGACAATGATACCTTCGATCCTGCCGTCAAGTGCTTGAAGGCTGGTGGACGGATTGGAAACGTCAACTATCTGGGAAGCGGCACTTTCGTGAAGATTCCCCGCGCTGAATGGGGTGTCGGCATGGGACACAAGACCATCGCCGGTGGGTTGATGCCCGGCGGACGCCTGCGCATGGAGAAACTCTCCCGTCTGGTTTCCCTCGGAAAGCTGGATGTCTCCCATTTGCTTACCCACAAGATGAAGGGTTTCGAGAATGTCGAGAAGGCTTTGTTCCTGATGAAGGACAAGCCCGCTGACCTCATCAAGCCCGTCGTGACGATCTAAGCGGCACTCACCAAGACCACTCTCCCCGCCTCTGGCGCGGGAGGGTGTTTCTCTTTGGTTGGATATAATGAAAATCCTGATTATTTCCGGCTTCCTTGGCGCAGGGAAGACGACATTCATCAAAAGCATGGTCAAGAAGACTGGACGCCAGTTCGTTGTAGTGGAAAATGAATTTGGCGATGTCAGTGTCGATGGCCCTCTGCTTTCCGCGCGCGAACAGCAGGAGGCACAACCTCCGACCATCTGGGAACTGACCGAAGGCTGCATCTGCTGTTCCATGAAGCTGGACTTCTCTAATTCCGTGATGACCATTGCCAACTCCTTGAATCCTGATTATCTCATTGTAGAGCCAAGCGGAGTGGCCTTCCTCGGCCCCATCCTGGATAACCTGAAAAAAATCTGCTACGGGGAAGCCATACAGCTTCTCAAGCCAGTGACGTTGGTAGACTACCAGCACTACAAGAACAGCATGGTGGATTACAAGGATTGTATCACTGACCAGGCATCCCATGCGGGATGGGTTCTTCTCAGCAAAAGCGAAAGCTGCCACAAAGATGTCTTCACTGAATTTGCTTCAGAAGTGCATGCCTGGAACCCTGCGTCCTCCGTGCCTGACTGTCATTATGAGATGCTTCCCCGCTCTTGGTGGAAGGCTCTTCTGGAAACGCCCTTGGATCCTTCTTCTGTGGAGCCTGCCCCACAAGTGAACGAAGACAGGCGTCCCAAGCTCCAGCAGATCAGCTTCACCGACGTGAAGATCCCGGACATCCCCACTCTGGTGAGCAT
Encoded proteins:
- a CDS encoding NAD(P)-dependent alcohol dehydrogenase, with the translated sequence MKGFAMLKIGEAGWIEKSRPSCGPMDAIVRPLALAPCTSDVHTVWEGAVGERSNMILGHEGCGEVVEVGALVKDFKPGDRVLVPAITPDWNSVQAQAGFSMHSGVMLGGWKFSNTKDGVFGEFFHVNDPDGNLAHLPKNISVEDACMLSDMVPTGFHGAELADVQYGDEVLVIGIGPVGLMCVAGANLRGASRIIAVGTRKVCVDAARLYGATDFLSYKDGPIEEQVLAMTKGQGVDKVIIAGGDNDTFDPAVKCLKAGGRIGNVNYLGSGTFVKIPRAEWGVGMGHKTIAGGLMPGGRLRMEKLSRLVSLGKLDVSHLLTHKMKGFENVEKALFLMKDKPADLIKPVVTI
- a CDS encoding GTP-binding protein, producing MKILIISGFLGAGKTTFIKSMVKKTGRQFVVVENEFGDVSVDGPLLSAREQQEAQPPTIWELTEGCICCSMKLDFSNSVMTIANSLNPDYLIVEPSGVAFLGPILDNLKKICYGEAIQLLKPVTLVDYQHYKNSMVDYKDCITDQASHAGWVLLSKSESCHKDVFTEFASEVHAWNPASSVPDCHYEMLPRSWWKALLETPLDPSSVEPAPQVNEDRRPKLQQISFTDVKIPDIPTLVSILGRLTSLIEGKIIRAKGFFPMGDEWIRFDVVENTYEIRATDVMDDSRMILIGRGLNVQQLEDMWNATAVVAEEDEDETT